The genomic window CCTTCAGGTCCTGGGCGTAGGGGTTCAgcttctctctcaggtcctcacCGTAGGGGGCCAGATTCTGCTGGATCTCCTTGGTTTTCTGGGCCAGCTGGGTCTGGAAGCTCTGGGCCAGGGGAGCCACACTCTTGTGGAAGTCCTGCAGGTGCTGCTCCActttctccttcagctcctggGTGTGGGGGTCCAGCTGGGACTGCAGCTCCTTCACGCTCTGCTCCAGGCTCCCCTTCAGCTCCTCGCTCTTCTGGAGCAGGGCGGCCTTCAGGGCCTCAGGCTCCAGGGACTCTACATAAGGGGCCACATcctgcttcagctgctccaCCTGCTGCTGAATGTTGGTCCTCAGCTCCTCAGCATAGGGCTCCAGCTGGACCCTCAGGTTGATCAGGTCTTTCTCCAGACGAACCTTCAGCTGCTCGGCCTCCTGGGAGAGTTGTGTCAGCAAGTCTTGAGCCAGAGGGGTCATCTGACTGTGGAGAGTGACAATGTATTTGCTGGCCACATCCGCGCTCTCTGTGATCTGAGCActgtgaggacagagagaaagagaagatggAACAGGGAGCTCAGAAGTTTGTACGTGTCTGATAAATCAGATACTGTTATTATTTGATTGTGAACACTTGTTTCTTACTTACTTGACTTCCTGGCCCAGCTCAGATTGTCTGATCACCTGAAGAGTCTCTTCAGCAGTGCGTGTTGCCTTTGCAACAtagtcccagaatgcatctgtCACCAACTCCAGCTGTGGCTTGGGCTGGTCTGCCCAAAGAAGGTTGGCATGGCAACCTGGTGGGACATAGATTGAATTCTGTGTCATTGGTCATGCAGGTATGAAAGTCACAAAAGGCAGCAAACGTTTTCTCACTGCTGTTCCAACTCAGAATGATTCATGTACTTTTTCAGCTTTAAACTACTTCAGTTTTAACAAATTCTCTTTTTGTATTTGAGAACTCACACAATTACATGCTATTCTAATAATACCTTTTTCCTTTATGCCTGTTTTTCACATAGCAGTAGTATTTCAGATAAGGGTACTGCTATTGAATTTTTCTGTCTCAAACTGTACTTCAACATGTTATCATGCTAAATAATGACCATCACTGGCAAAGCATTgttaaaaattacaaatacagCGTTATTAGAAATATAAGAATTGATACAATTAACTTACCGGTGAAAACAGTTAGTGCAAGTGCCACAAAGACCTTCATGACTGCGTTTCAAAGCCTTGGTGggaaaaaggttttatattCAAACAACAGCTCTATATGAACACTTTCACATTTCAGTCATATTAGCAGTGCTCAATATGCCAGTGGTATGTATCTTACCTGCGATGTGagagtgtctctgtgtgccctggtatgagtgtgagtggatgtgtgggtgtgtggcaGAGCTTTATATACTCTATGAAGAGCTGAGAGCTGCAGTGAAGAACACAAAGTCCAGCAGTGAATGCCCTGCTGTCACCAGGGCTGCTTCCCTTCCTGACACTCCTGCTCCACATCAGACTCTCAACCCATCTGGACTGGACCCTGACAACACATAGCAACCACACCTCgacaacacaaaatgaaagtgaCGTGTAATATCAACGCTCAAGGCCAACATACACACGTACCGcaggtttttaaatatgctttttctcccagtttggaatgtcTGGTAGAACTCAGCAGCCACGTTCATTTTGGTAACCTCCCCTATCAACCTGaaagagtgcagacaagcaggCACTCTGCTCTGATATCAAACTGCTGTTTCTTTACAGACTGCAGatgttttaacagaaaattccatccatccatccatccattatataaacctgcttattcctggtcagggtcgtgggggtactggagcctatcccagcatgcattgggcaagaggcaggaatacaccctgtacaggtcaccaatctatcgcagggcaagcacaccattcactcaccatttttaacagataatTCCTTATTataatttcctttaaaatgtatgaGAATTGTAGCCAGAAGTGTATTAGAATGAAAAGTTAGCTAGAATGTTGATAAGagttaaaacacacagaaatcccCCGTAGAACCCCCCAGTGATATGGGCACATGtgcaataaatatattatttctggTTGTTCTGGATACATATATGCACTTCTTCTTATTCAGCCACTCTTACATGTAGTCCATGTCTTGATCTTTTCACTGTTTACCAAGGTGAAATTTTCAGTCTGGTCACATGatacaccattttaaaatgttaaaactcATGCTTCTACgtctataaactattttaccatgccaatgttttagcaacaacagttccttattttgtatGGTGGGGTGGCAGAACAAGCTTTGGGGGCCCTCTCCTTCTTTTCATTCAGGAACCGTACAGACGAGACAAATCATGATAAATTTGATACGTTTGTCAAAGCAGGAACCTCCAGCAAGCAAAATCCATTGTCATTTTTAGTCCCAAAAACATACTTACTCAGAGAAACCTCGGTTTAGTTAGAAATTCTCCTGAGGAATTACTGTCCTTAATTTCACCATGCATACATGCCGAAAGTATTGTGTACACAATGATGTTGTTACTTCCGGTTTGCATAGATCCTCTGGAATGAAACAAGCCCACATATAAGCTTCTCTGGGAAGTAGaggccaagcagtccctcaaCATAGCCAGTGGGACTCGCAATTCATGTGTGGTTAAAGACATATTGTCATATTCTTGAATTAAATGGTATTATAATGTTGGTTCATCCAAGTATAAAtaatagcactttttatacatagccccccatttcagggtaacataatgtttgagacaaatggcttcacaggtgtttctgattagtcagatgaGTTTAtttgcttctttagtgcaggtataGGAGAGCTTTCTAGTCTTGATTcgaggcttttgattgccttttgaatTTGTCATTGGCTTTTGTCGGTATATgaaccagagttgtgccaatgaaagtcaaggaagccattatagGGCTGAGAAAGGTGAAGAAACAATCAAAGACATTGGCCAAGCCTTAGGTCtgtcaaaatcaacagtttggaacatcatttaaaaaagagcactagtgagctcagtaatca from Anguilla anguilla isolate fAngAng1 chromosome 8, fAngAng1.pri, whole genome shotgun sequence includes these protein-coding regions:
- the LOC118234362 gene encoding apolipoprotein A-IV-like, whose product is MKVFVALALTVFTGCHANLLWADQPKPQLELVTDAFWDYVAKATRTAEETLQVIRQSELGQEVNAQITESADVASKYIVTLHSQMTPLAQDLLTQLSQEAEQLKVRLEKDLINLRVQLEPYAEELRTNIQQQVEQLKQDVAPYVESLEPEALKAALLQKSEELKGSLEQSVKELQSQLDPHTQELKEKVEQHLQDFHKSVAPLAQSFQTQLAQKTKEIQQNLAPYGEDLREKLNPYAQDLKAQLTALWESFTKKN